In Thermobaculum terrenum ATCC BAA-798, one genomic interval encodes:
- the casA gene encoding type I-E CRISPR-associated protein Cse1/CasA: MNNTRWRIEIMHSFNLVDEPWIPVRPIGASTTQLMGLRDVLLGAHAIRELVDPSPLVTVSLHRLLLAILHRVFGPRDDAEWAELYGGGSFPPQPLEDYLQRWHDRFDLFHEKYPFYQKGSIQRQSVTKLWPVTRLAPEIASPGNATTLFDHTLPEGVAFTPDRAARYLVLLHPFTVGGLFGLLKGEKDKAADAGPLAKCAVVLLRGRTLFETLMLNMVRYDPEFDEPCPSTPEDSPAWERDDDTQPVDRLPKGYLDYLTWQSRRVRLFPEVQDGRVVVREVIIVKGCQLRPTEEIANYETMVAFRKNPRAGKGENPRPPVGFREDRAMWRDSHVIFQSTDTHTQPRSLRWIAELIAMGRLQEEHRLPLEIYGIITDQANIKLWRHEVLPVSTRYFSDRNLYSQLQRALAMAESVGQELDRTLEQLARDLLPNPNRDEINNLRKAINATPTYWASLEVPFHHFLLELEADRQLVQGRPIYGYGYAMRNWMDAIKQAGRLALEFAVSGLDGNARNLRAAVNARGRFNGRLNTLLAQEAPGLELPA, encoded by the coding sequence GTGAACAACACACGCTGGAGGATAGAGATCATGCATAGTTTCAACCTGGTGGATGAGCCCTGGATACCAGTCAGGCCGATTGGGGCCAGCACCACCCAGCTCATGGGCTTGAGGGACGTGCTGCTGGGCGCGCACGCTATCAGGGAGCTTGTGGACCCCTCGCCCCTGGTAACCGTATCTCTGCACAGGCTGCTGCTAGCCATACTCCACCGCGTGTTCGGCCCCCGGGACGACGCCGAGTGGGCGGAGCTTTACGGGGGCGGCAGCTTTCCCCCGCAGCCGCTGGAGGACTACCTGCAGCGCTGGCATGACCGGTTCGACCTCTTCCATGAGAAGTATCCCTTCTACCAGAAGGGCAGCATACAGCGCCAGAGCGTAACGAAGCTGTGGCCGGTCACGCGCCTGGCGCCGGAGATCGCTTCCCCCGGCAACGCCACAACGCTCTTTGATCACACCCTGCCGGAGGGCGTGGCGTTCACCCCCGACAGGGCTGCCCGCTACCTGGTGTTGCTGCACCCGTTCACGGTCGGCGGCCTGTTCGGGCTGCTGAAGGGGGAGAAGGACAAGGCGGCGGATGCAGGTCCACTGGCCAAGTGCGCGGTCGTGCTACTGAGGGGGCGCACCCTGTTCGAGACGCTCATGCTCAACATGGTCAGGTACGACCCGGAGTTCGACGAGCCCTGCCCCTCCACCCCAGAGGATAGTCCCGCCTGGGAAAGGGACGATGATACCCAGCCAGTCGATCGCCTGCCGAAGGGCTACCTCGACTACCTGACGTGGCAGAGCCGGCGCGTGAGGCTCTTCCCGGAGGTTCAGGACGGTAGAGTAGTGGTGCGTGAAGTGATCATCGTCAAGGGGTGTCAGTTACGGCCCACGGAGGAGATCGCCAACTACGAGACCATGGTAGCCTTCCGGAAGAACCCGCGCGCCGGCAAAGGAGAAAACCCCAGGCCTCCAGTGGGCTTCAGGGAAGACCGTGCCATGTGGCGCGACAGCCACGTGATCTTCCAGTCCACGGATACGCACACCCAACCTCGCAGCCTCAGGTGGATAGCCGAGCTGATAGCCATGGGGCGGCTGCAGGAGGAGCACAGGCTGCCGCTGGAGATCTACGGCATAATCACCGACCAGGCCAACATCAAGCTCTGGCGGCACGAGGTGCTGCCTGTGTCCACGCGCTACTTCAGCGACAGGAACCTCTACAGCCAGCTCCAGAGGGCACTTGCGATGGCCGAGAGTGTGGGCCAGGAGCTGGACCGCACGCTGGAGCAGCTGGCGAGAGATCTCCTGCCCAACCCCAACAGAGACGAGATAAACAACCTGAGGAAGGCCATCAACGCCACCCCCACGTACTGGGCCTCGCTGGAGGTGCCCTTCCATCACTTCCTGCTGGAGCTCGAAGCCGACAGGCAGCTGGTCCAGGGACGCCCGATCTACGGCTACGGGTACGCCATGCGCAACTGGATGGATGCTATCAAGCAGGCGGGAAGGCTGGCCCTGGAGTTCGCCGTGTCCGGACTGGACGGCAACGCCAGGAACCTGAGGGCCGCGGTCAACGCCAGGGGCAGGTTCAACGGGAGGCTCAACACGTTGCTGGCGCAGGAGGCTCCCGGCCTGGAGCTACCTGCATAA
- the casB gene encoding type I-E CRISPR-associated protein Cse2/CasB, protein MLISELQGLVEAEDRGALAALRRGLGKRPGEAAEMFPYVVPYLPEDLWAQDWFFVVASLFAVHPLSWQADGNARDTNFGASFRRLREARGQEEGDSLENRFVALLDSRGEDLPHHLRRAIGLMRGEEIPVNWYRLLIDLTYWDHPDRFVQRQWAEQFWRRQPAEQSSDQLPTTT, encoded by the coding sequence ATGCTCATCAGCGAGCTCCAGGGGCTTGTGGAGGCCGAGGACCGCGGCGCGCTCGCTGCCCTGAGAAGAGGGCTGGGCAAGCGCCCGGGCGAAGCCGCCGAGATGTTCCCCTATGTTGTGCCCTATCTACCGGAGGACCTCTGGGCGCAGGACTGGTTCTTCGTGGTGGCCTCTCTCTTCGCCGTCCACCCACTCTCCTGGCAGGCGGACGGGAACGCGAGGGACACCAACTTCGGCGCTTCCTTCCGCAGGCTGCGAGAGGCCAGGGGGCAGGAGGAAGGGGACAGCCTGGAGAACCGCTTCGTGGCCTTGCTCGACTCCAGAGGAGAGGACCTGCCCCACCACCTGCGTCGTGCGATCGGTCTCATGAGGGGCGAGGAGATCCCAGTGAATTGGTACAGGCTGCTGATCGACCTGACCTACTGGGACCACCCCGACCGGTTCGTGCAGCGGCAGTGGGCCGAGCAGTTCTGGCGTCGGCAGCCGGCCGAACAGTCCTCAGACCAACTTCCCACAACAACCTAA
- the cas7e gene encoding type I-E CRISPR-associated protein Cas7/Cse4/CasC encodes MLVELHMIQNFAPSNLNRDDTGSPKDCEFGGVRRARISSQCIKRAIRREFKQNGLLDSERIAERTRLVTQEIADRLARLGRDREQATRVAGFLLSAAKLKVDNSQRTEYLLFLGRGEIDAITALCNERWDQLAPLADQSLSDQSNDKKKAAQQVPADMSRELLARLDGGKAADLALFGRMLADLPDKNIDAASQVAHAISTHRVSIEFDFYTAVDDLQPESETGAGMMGTVEFNSACFYRYSNVSMEQLITNLQGDRELALKTLEAFIHASVRAIPTGKQNSMAAHNPPSMVFAVVREGAPWSLANAFARPVAPGREEDLVGRSIQALDSYWGKLVSVYGGDDIRKKALITLEDVPLQHLGDARVETVKALVEQVVAAAGGA; translated from the coding sequence ATGCTGGTCGAACTGCACATGATCCAAAACTTCGCCCCATCCAACCTCAACCGCGACGATACAGGCTCTCCCAAGGACTGCGAGTTCGGGGGCGTGCGCCGTGCCCGCATATCCAGCCAGTGCATCAAGAGGGCCATACGCAGGGAGTTTAAGCAGAACGGCCTGCTTGACAGCGAGAGGATCGCGGAGCGCACCCGGCTGGTCACCCAGGAGATCGCCGATCGACTGGCCAGGCTCGGGCGAGACCGCGAGCAGGCTACCAGGGTGGCCGGCTTCCTGCTGAGCGCTGCCAAGCTCAAGGTGGATAATAGCCAGCGGACCGAGTACCTGCTGTTCCTCGGCAGGGGGGAGATAGATGCTATAACGGCACTGTGTAACGAGCGCTGGGATCAGCTCGCCCCCCTTGCGGACCAGTCACTGAGCGACCAGAGCAACGACAAGAAGAAGGCCGCACAGCAGGTGCCGGCGGATATGAGCCGCGAGCTGCTTGCCAGGCTGGACGGTGGCAAGGCCGCCGACCTGGCGCTGTTCGGGCGCATGCTGGCGGACCTGCCGGACAAGAACATCGATGCTGCCTCGCAGGTCGCCCACGCGATATCCACGCATCGCGTCAGCATAGAGTTCGATTTCTACACCGCTGTGGATGACCTCCAGCCCGAGAGCGAGACGGGCGCCGGGATGATGGGCACGGTCGAGTTCAACTCCGCATGCTTCTATCGCTACTCCAACGTGAGCATGGAGCAGCTGATCACCAACCTCCAGGGTGACAGGGAGCTGGCGCTCAAGACGCTGGAGGCCTTCATACACGCCTCCGTGCGGGCTATCCCCACCGGCAAGCAGAACAGCATGGCAGCCCACAACCCCCCTTCGATGGTCTTCGCGGTCGTCAGGGAAGGTGCTCCATGGTCCCTGGCCAACGCCTTCGCCAGGCCCGTAGCTCCGGGCAGAGAGGAGGACCTCGTAGGGCGCTCCATTCAGGCTCTGGACAGCTACTGGGGCAAGCTCGTCAGCGTGTACGGCGGCGATGACATCCGCAAGAAGGCGCTCATCACCCTGGAAGATGTGCCCCTCCAGCACCTCGGAGACGCCAGAGTGGAGACCGTGAAGGCCCTGGTAGAACAGGTGGTCGCAGCGGCAGGAGGTGCGTGA
- the cas5e gene encoding type I-E CRISPR-associated protein Cas5/CasD: protein MPTLLMRLSGPMQSWGTQSRFTVRDTGREPSKSGVIGLICAALGRPRTAPVDDLVRLRMGVRVDREGIVMRDYHTAGGAPAGERYGVATVTGDQRPVQSSRYYLADASFLVALEGGEEDRPLLEQIDEALRAPRWQLFLGRKSCVPSEPIHLPKEPPLGPPIREEDLRTALISYPWPEGAHRLRFVFEDPEGEELRNDVPISFEIGNRQYAARFVRTEIIINPALQDARR, encoded by the coding sequence ATGCCCACGCTTCTCATGAGACTCTCAGGCCCGATGCAGTCCTGGGGCACGCAGAGCAGGTTCACCGTGAGGGATACCGGCCGGGAGCCCTCCAAGAGCGGGGTGATAGGGCTGATCTGCGCCGCCCTGGGACGTCCCCGCACGGCGCCCGTCGACGACCTGGTCAGGCTGCGCATGGGAGTGCGCGTGGACCGCGAGGGCATAGTGATGCGCGACTACCATACAGCAGGCGGCGCACCCGCCGGCGAGCGGTACGGCGTGGCAACGGTCACCGGTGACCAACGGCCAGTGCAGTCCTCCCGCTACTACCTGGCGGACGCCAGCTTCCTGGTGGCGCTGGAGGGAGGGGAGGAGGACAGACCCCTCCTGGAGCAGATCGACGAGGCGCTGAGGGCCCCCCGCTGGCAGCTCTTCCTCGGGAGGAAGAGCTGTGTGCCCAGCGAGCCCATCCACCTGCCGAAGGAACCTCCGCTGGGGCCACCCATCCGGGAAGAAGACCTGCGCACCGCTCTGATCTCCTACCCCTGGCCCGAGGGCGCCCATCGGCTGCGGTTCGTCTTCGAGGATCCGGAGGGCGAAGAGCTGCGCAACGACGTGCCCATATCCTTCGAGATAGGCAACAGGCAGTACGCCGCGCGCTTCGTGCGCACCGAGATAATCATCAACCCTGCACTGCAGGACGCAAGGAGGTGA
- the cas6e gene encoding type I-E CRISPR-associated protein Cas6/Cse3/CasE, producing MLYLSRLRLQPRHRDVQKDLSNCHALHSRILSAFPLLPTPSSPRAEMGVLYRLEEAGRFPTVIVQSRLEPDWSRLPEGYLAFPAECKRVDDKYSRINQGDRFIFRLRANPTRRIARGNTEQAERWRGKRVELQREEDQIDWLIRKGDQHGFKLLSITVRQQAVPNLRVLPNNKTHGWRRDAGGNRRLTFGSVQFEGVLEVTDRESFMQALEQGVGSGKAFGFGLLSIAPGAQPPDEGDAP from the coding sequence GTGCTCTACCTTTCCAGGCTCAGGCTACAGCCACGCCATCGCGATGTCCAGAAGGACCTCAGCAACTGCCACGCGCTCCACTCCCGCATCCTGTCGGCCTTCCCCCTGCTGCCCACCCCATCCTCCCCCAGGGCGGAGATGGGCGTCCTGTACCGCCTGGAAGAGGCAGGACGCTTCCCCACGGTGATAGTGCAGTCCAGGCTGGAGCCCGACTGGAGTCGCCTGCCAGAGGGGTACCTGGCATTCCCCGCAGAGTGCAAGCGCGTGGACGATAAGTACAGCCGGATCAACCAGGGAGACCGCTTCATCTTCAGGCTCCGAGCTAACCCGACCAGGCGGATAGCCAGGGGCAACACCGAGCAGGCCGAGAGATGGAGGGGCAAGAGGGTGGAGCTCCAGCGCGAGGAGGACCAGATCGACTGGCTCATACGCAAGGGCGACCAGCACGGGTTCAAGCTCCTCAGCATCACCGTGCGCCAGCAAGCCGTGCCCAACCTGCGCGTGCTCCCCAACAACAAGACCCATGGGTGGCGGCGAGATGCAGGCGGCAACCGCAGGCTGACCTTCGGGTCGGTGCAGTTCGAGGGCGTGCTGGAGGTCACCGACAGGGAAAGCTTCATGCAGGCGCTCGAGCAGGGCGTCGGCAGCGGCAAGGCCTTCGGCTTTGGCCTGCTGTCCATAGCCCCCGGCGCCCAGCCCCCTGACGAGGGGGATGCGCCATGA
- the cas1e gene encoding type I-E CRISPR-associated endonuclease Cas1e — MRLKDLHILPRVSDSWSYLYVEHCRIDQDARAISLHDATGKTMVPCASLSLLMLGPGTSITHAAIQTLADNGCLVAWVGEEGVRFYAQGMGETRSATNTLRQAMLWSDPELHLQVVRRMYEIRFRHPINPNTSLKQIRGMEGARVRGAYLQLSRETGVEWKGRDYSSKSWHSNDAINRAISAANSCLYGVCHAAIVSAGYSTALGFIHTGKMLSFVYDVADLYKTEISMPAAFYAVAEGGASLESRVRRKCRDILRETRLLARIVEDIDTVLNVDSPIPHKYQNPYDSDPGVPGGWWDPEAREIQGGYNAARTPGPEDPGEADT; from the coding sequence ATGAGGCTGAAGGACCTGCACATACTCCCCAGGGTCAGCGACAGCTGGTCCTACCTCTACGTAGAGCACTGCAGGATCGACCAGGACGCCAGGGCGATCTCCCTGCACGATGCCACAGGCAAGACGATGGTGCCCTGTGCCAGCCTCTCGCTGCTCATGCTCGGCCCCGGGACGTCGATCACGCACGCAGCCATCCAGACCCTAGCCGACAACGGGTGCCTGGTGGCCTGGGTCGGCGAGGAGGGTGTAAGATTCTACGCGCAAGGCATGGGCGAGACCCGCTCCGCAACCAACACCCTCAGGCAGGCGATGCTGTGGAGTGATCCAGAGCTGCACCTGCAGGTGGTCCGTCGGATGTACGAGATCCGCTTCCGCCACCCCATCAACCCCAACACCAGCCTCAAGCAGATACGCGGCATGGAGGGCGCAAGGGTGAGGGGCGCCTACCTCCAGCTAAGCAGAGAGACCGGGGTGGAGTGGAAGGGGAGGGACTACAGCAGCAAGTCATGGCATTCGAACGATGCCATCAACCGTGCCATATCCGCGGCCAACAGCTGCCTGTATGGCGTCTGCCACGCGGCGATCGTCTCCGCTGGCTACTCCACCGCCCTGGGCTTCATCCATACGGGTAAGATGCTGTCCTTCGTCTACGACGTAGCAGACCTCTACAAGACGGAGATCTCCATGCCAGCAGCCTTCTACGCAGTGGCCGAGGGCGGCGCATCCCTCGAGAGCCGTGTGAGGCGCAAGTGCCGCGACATCCTTCGGGAGACTCGCCTGCTCGCCAGGATAGTCGAAGACATAGATACCGTACTAAACGTGGACAGTCCCATCCCCCACAAGTACCAGAATCCATACGACTCCGACCCAGGGGTGCCCGGGGGCTGGTGGGACCCCGAAGCGAGGGAGATACAGGGAGGCTACAACGCTGCCAGGACGCCTGGCCCGGAAGATCCCGGGGAGGCGGACACATGA
- the cas2e gene encoding type I-E CRISPR-associated endoribonuclease Cas2e, with the protein MTVIVVEKVPASVRGELTRWLLEPRTGVFVGRPSALVRDKLWELVCQRIVERTGPEEMGGAVMIYTSDNEQGFEMRIFGDTSRDLVDFEGLWLVKV; encoded by the coding sequence ATGACGGTAATAGTGGTGGAGAAGGTCCCCGCCAGCGTGAGGGGAGAGCTGACCCGCTGGCTGCTCGAACCCAGGACGGGCGTGTTCGTAGGCCGACCATCAGCGCTCGTACGGGACAAGCTATGGGAGCTCGTGTGCCAGCGCATCGTGGAGCGCACGGGACCCGAGGAGATGGGAGGGGCAGTCATGATCTACACCTCGGACAACGAGCAGGGGTTCGAGATGAGGATCTTCGGGGACACGAGCAGGGATCTGGTCGACTTCGAAGGGCTATGGCTGGTCAAGGTCTAA